Below is a genomic region from Candidatus Binatia bacterium.
CCCGGCTGGAGCCGCTTCTTGCGCGAATGCAAGAAACGCAGGCCATGACGGCGGGGTGGCGTCCTCTCCTTGCAAGGGCCTTGCAAGAGCCACGCCGCGCCCGTCGGCAACGTCGACACGAGCTTCCCGTCCGGGTATCGTCGTCGAGCATGAAAGCGTTTTTTCGCCGCGCCGTCGTGGTCACGATGGCCGCGGCAGCCGGCCTCGCCGCCCCAATACCTCGCGCCCGTGCCGACGACCTCGTCGTCTTCGCCGCCGCCAGCCTCAAGGAATCCCTCGAGGAGGTCGTTCAGAAGTTTTCGGAGAGCGGGCACGAGAAGCCGGTACTTTCCTTCGGTGCTTCCTCGGCGCTCGCGCGCCAGATCGAGAACGGCGCGCCGGCTTCGCTGTTCCTGTCGGCCGACGAGCAGTGGATGGACGATCTTGCGGCCCACCATTTCGTCGCCAGCGGAACCAGCACGGATCTGCTCGGCAACGTGCTTGTGCTCGTCGCTTTCGCAGCGAAGCCCTTCTCGATCGAGATCCAGCCGGGTTTCGCGCTCGAGGCCGTGCTCGGCAGCGACAAGCTGGCCCTGGCGGATCCGGAGTCCGTACCGGCCGGTCGTTACGCGAAAGCGGCGCTGGAAAGCCTCGGCGTGTGGAAAAACGTCGAACCCAACGTCGTGCGCGAACCGGACGTGCGCTCCGCCATGGCCATGGTGGAGCGCGGGGAAGCCCGCGCAGGCATCGTCTACCGCACCGACGCGAAGATCTCCGACCGTGTCGTCGTCGTCGGAACCTTCCCGGAGAGCAGCCATGCCCCCATCGTCTACCCGATGGCCATCGTCGCAGGGCACGACGACGCCCGGACACGGGAACTGCGCGACTTCCTGATGTCGAAAGCAGCCGCGGAAATTTTCCGCAGCCACGGCTTCACCGTTTTCTGACGCGATCGGCCGGCGTGCGCCGTCCAACGACGAAGCGGCGCGGCGGGCTGGAATCCTCGGCGGCAGACAATCCTCTCCGCGCGGTTCGAAACAATGGCGCAGCCGCTGTGGCCACGGCTGCGCGAATTGCTAAGCTCGAGGCCCGTGCCTGTCCCGAAACATCCTCGCGCGGTCGTCACTGGAGGAGCCGGCGGTCTCGGCCGTGCGCTCTGCCTGGCGCTGGCGAGGCGCGGCGCCGCCGTGCTGGTCGCCGATCGCGACGCCG
It encodes:
- the modA gene encoding molybdate ABC transporter substrate-binding protein; the protein is MKAFFRRAVVVTMAAAAGLAAPIPRARADDLVVFAAASLKESLEEVVQKFSESGHEKPVLSFGASSALARQIENGAPASLFLSADEQWMDDLAAHHFVASGTSTDLLGNVLVLVAFAAKPFSIEIQPGFALEAVLGSDKLALADPESVPAGRYAKAALESLGVWKNVEPNVVREPDVRSAMAMVERGEARAGIVYRTDAKISDRVVVVGTFPESSHAPIVYPMAIVAGHDDARTRELRDFLMSKAAAEIFRSHGFTVF